A stretch of Henckelia pumila isolate YLH828 chromosome 4, ASM3356847v2, whole genome shotgun sequence DNA encodes these proteins:
- the LOC140864249 gene encoding uncharacterized protein, with product MNKQDMLKVQTCVLRVNIHCEGCKEKVKKKLQKVQGVYKVNIDVEQGKVLVSGNVDPAVLIEKLEKSGKHAELVGAQNRQNPANFLNNNPSNGGKDNRSQKGGKDQQKSGHQQIPLQQQSVKGMKDMKFLGKDNNKSGKFNFSEDEEDDDDFDDEFDDDSDEEFVTGHQVSHKVANGGHLKGKNGAKQSKKGGGFDFLKGMLGKTGAKDVDGKNSGKSKAEKGNQDKGGGKKGGKNVGFVVGDGKPGAKNGKNDGKNNDSWGKKGGEKFDVVPKMDNKQQGFKEVNANHKGLNGGNVGMMGANYPMANFPAAAAAAQGMNMGNFPGHMGNFPGAAQGRPAADHFAMGHGNPYNNQQQQYMAQMMMMNQQRANGNDMYHPMMFNRPVQPGMNYGPPPPPNDKFTHIFSDENTDSCSIM from the exons atGAACAAGCAAGATATGCTGAAGGTTCAG ACTTGTGTTCTTAGAGTAAATATACACTGTGAAGGCTGCAAGGAAAAGGTCAAGAAGAAGCTGCAGAAGGTTCAGG GAGTGTACAAGGTTAATATAGATGTGGAGCAAGGGAAAGTTTTAGTTTCTGGGAATGTTGATCCAGCAGTTCTCATAGAGAAACTGGAGAAATCAGGCAAACATGCTGAGCTCGTGGGAGCTCAAAATAGACAGAATCCCGCAAATTTTCTCAACAATAACCCGAGTAATGGGGGCAAAGATAATAGATCTCAAAAGGGTGGCAAAGATCAGCAGAAAAGTGGTCATCAGCAAATACCTCTGCAGCAACAGAGTGTAAAAGGGATGAAAGATATGAAATTTCTGGGTAAAGATAATAATAAATCTGGCAAGTTTAATTTTTCTGAAGATGAggaggatgatgatgatttcGACGATGAATTTGATGATGATTCTGATGAGGAATTTGTTACTGGTCATCAAGTGTCCCATAAAGTTGCAAATGGCGGCCATTTGAAGGGCAAGAATGGAGCTAAACAAAGCAAGAAAGGCGGCGGATTCGACTTTTTGAAGGGTATGTTGGGTAAAACTGGTGCTAAAGATGTCGATGGGAAGAACAGTGGTAAGAGTAAAGCAGAGAAGGGGAATCAAGATAAAGGGGGTGGTAAAAAAGGTGGTAAGAATGTAGGATTTGTAGTCGGAGACGGTAAACCTGGGGCGAAAAACGGTAAGAATGATGGGAAGAACAATGATAGCTGGGGCAAGAAAGGGGGTGAGAAATTTGATGTGGTTCCAAAAATGGACAATAAACAGCAAGGATTCAAGGAGGTCAATGCAAATCATAAAGGGTTGAATGGTGGAAATGTAGGCATGATGGGTGCTAACTATCCGATGGCTAATTTTCCGGCTGCCGCCGCCGCCGCGCAAGGGATGAACATGGGGAATTTTCCGGGTCACATGGGGAATTTTCCCGGCGCGGCACAAGGGCGGCCGGCGGCGGATCACTTCGCCATGGGACATGGGAATCCTTATAACAACCAACAGCAGCAATACATGGCtcagatgatgatgatgaatcaGCAACGGGCGAACGGGAACGATATGTACCATCCGATGATGTTCAATCGGCCGGTGCAACCCGGGATGAACTACGGGCCTCCGCCACCGCCGAACGATAAATTTACGCATATTTTCAGTGATGAGAACACTGATAGTTGCAGTATCATGTGA
- the LOC140863239 gene encoding probable E3 ubiquitin-protein ligase LUL4: protein MGITWSKRHRHNHHQQPPPPPSSSSEPPSPTTTTTLSTPPPPPPPPPPLPPPHSASPLNSIQPTRPAQSIQPPSYAFAANAPHPTTFPPPPGQYPYPHPPPPPPPPPPLPPFSYNNYSYNFSNYYPRPAGQNSSYRPYYIPQINGWGQSLAHLPRPAPPPHPPVPYVDHQSAKKIKNDVNVHKDTIRLQLDVQNEDCHLVTFTFDALVDGSITIFYFAKEGPNCSFTPVYPEIKPVKSPFGKGLGQKFCQTSGTGVDLGFFDTDDLCTPSPGEDVYPLVILAESCGSITPEDDHSNLEVINASRHAQISQAVLEKKNDGNFQVKVMKQILWIDGVRYELREIFGISNSDETTISEMDLGKECVICMTEVKNTAALPCRHLCMCSECAKELRLQSDKCPICRHPIEELIEIKVDEEVEA, encoded by the exons ATGGGCATAACCTGGAGTAAAAGGCATCGCCACAACCACCACCAACAACCACCCCCTCCACCCTCCTCTTCATCAGAACCTCCTTCCCCAACCACCACCACCACTCTTTCAACTccaccacctccacctccacctccaccaccACTACCACCACCGCACTCCGCATCACCCCTCAATTCGATCCAACCAACGCGACCAGCTCAATCCATCCAACCACCAAGCTACGCTTTTGCGGCCAACGCGCCGCATCCTACTACATTTCCGCCACCGCCGGGGCAATATCCATACCCCcatccgccgccgccgccgcctcctCCGCCTCCTCTTCCCCCATTTAGCTACAACAACTACAGTTACAACTTCTCAAATTACTACCCAAGACCCGCTGGTCAGAACTCGAGCTACCGACCCTATTATATACCTCAGATCAACGGGTGGGGCCAATCACTGGCCCATCTTCCACGGCCGGCGCCACCCCCACATCCTCCTGTTCCTTACGTTGATCATCAAAGTGCCAAGAAGATTAAGAATGATGTGAATGTCCATAAGGACACCATAAGGCTTCAATTGGATGTTCAGAACGAAGATTGCCATTTGGTTACCTTCACATTTGATGCTTTGGTTGATGGAAG CATCACTATCTTCTATTTTGCCAAGGAAGGCCCCAACTGTTCGTTCACTCCCGTGTATCCCGAGATCAAGCCTGTTAAATCCCCCTTCGGAAAAGGACTTGGCCAAAAATTTTGCCAGACATCAGGAACTGGTGTGGACCTAGGCTTCTTCGATACTGATGACCTATGTACACCTTCTCCAGGGGAGGATGTTTATCCACTTGTTATATTAGCAGAGTCATGTGGATCGATCACGCCTGAGGATGACCATTCAAATCTAGAAGTGATAAATGCGTCTCGACATGCACAAATCTCTCAGGCTGTCCTAGAAAAGAAGAATGATGGGAATTTCCAAGTGAAAGTGATGAAGCAAATTCTATGGATTGATGGTGTTCGGTATGAGTTGCGTGAGATTTTTGGAATTAGCAATTCGGATGAAACAACTATCAGCGAGATGGACTTGGGAAAAGAATGTGTCATTTGCATGACTGAGGTCAAGAACACAGCCGCCTTGCCATGCAGGCATCTG TGTATGTGCAGCGAGTGTGCCAAAGAGTTAAGGCTCCAATCAGACAAGTGCCCGATTTGTCGCCATCCCATTGAAGAACTTATAGAGATCAAGGTTGATGAAG AAGTCGAGGCTTAA